CGCCGGGCTGCACGGCGGGGGCGGGAATGTCGGCGCGGTTCTGACGCTTCTTGGCCGTGGAGATGTTAAACCGCTGATCGCGCTGGGCCACCAGGCTGTCGGCCAGTTGCCCGTCTTTGGTGAACCCCATCATAATCAGCGGGTGGCCCAGGGGAAGTTTCAGGTCCCGGTCGGTATGCCAGGTATGATACGTTTTACCGTAGGTCGATACCAGTTTTTCCATCAATTCGTGCTCGGCCACCTGCGGGAGTCCCGGCGCAATCAGGGTTCCCGACTTCACTTCGTGAACGTGGCTGTGCCAGAGCTTTTTTTCCTCCGCAGGCAGGGTTTTGAACAGCCGTTCCGACACGATGTACTCCACACCCATGATCTTGGCATCTTTGCCGTTGCCGTCAAAAATCATGCACTGAATCACGTCTTCATTCACCTGTGTGCAGTAGTGGTGCGCTTCCATCTGCCCTTTCATGTCGCCGTTGTAAAAGTGAAAGCCGTCGAGGTACATGCTGATGGCCTGCAGGGGCGCTTTGTTCTGGATCACGTCCGCGCCGGTTTCCAGCACTTCGGTTTTCGCCGTTTTCTCGTCCCCCGGCGACTCGACATTGGAAGAGGTATTTTTCCCACCACAACCGGTGAGCAGGAGCGCGAAAAGACCGCCAACTGTCCAGTTCAAATTCATAGCACGTTGCGTTAAATTTCGGTCGGTGCTGCGTTCAGGCAGCCAACCGGTTTATGGACAAGCAAGCCGGGATCCACCCGGTTTGTTCGCCTAAATTGACCCCAAGTAAGCCAATGGCCCCAAATCCGGGGCAGAGGCCCCCACTGGCTCAGTAAGTCCAACGGTTCAAAACAAACCCGGTAGCCGGGGGTTAGCTTGGAAAATCAACGTTATAAACCATGCAACAACAGGACCCACGCCACCAGTACCCGGCACCTCCCTACCAACAGGAACCCCAGGACCACCCCGGTTCTGATCAGCAAATGACGCCCAAAGCCGATCACGGTGAAACGTCGTACAAAGGCAGCGGCCGCCTGGCGGGCCGGACGGCCCTCATTACCGGCGCAGACAGCGGTATTGGCCGGGCCGTTGCGCTGACGTTTGCGCGGGAAGGAGCCAATGTGCTGATTGCCTACCTCAGCGAAGACAAAGATGCGCAGGAAACGGTGCGGCTGGTGGAAGAAAGCGGTCAGAAGGCCATTGCCGTCGGGGGTGATATTCAGGACGAAGCCCACTGTCAGGCGCTGGTGAAACGGGCCGTGGATGAATTTGGCCAACTGGATATTTTAGTAAACAACGCGGCTTTCCAGATGAACCATTCGTCGATTGCCGAGCTTTCGTCCGAAGAGTTTGACCGGACGTTTCGCACCAACGTCTACGCCATGTTCTACCTCTGCAAGGCCGCCCTGCCGCTGATGAAACCGGGAGGATCGATCATCAACACCACGTCGATTCAGGCCTACATGCCCGAGCCGATGCTGCTGGCGTATGCCGCCACCAAAGCCGCCATCGCCAACTTCACGAAGGCCCTGGCCAAAGAAGCCATCGAAAAGGGCATCCGGGTCAACGCCGTGGCTCCCGGTCCGGTCTGGACTCCGTTGATTCCGTCGACGATGCCGGAGGATAAAACCAAAACCTTCGGTGAGGACACGTTGTTTGGCCGGGCGGCTCAACCCATTGAGCTGGCGCCCATTTATGTCTTATTGGCTTCTCAGGAAGGCAGTTACATTACCGGCGAGATTTACGGCGCCACCGGTGGGCGACCCATCGCCTAATCAGTAAACACCCCACCCGGGGTGTTTTTTTTGCGACCTATAGCTTTAAAATTACGATTCTGCTGATGAACACTGACCAAAACACGGGCGCCCGAACGTCGGGCGCGCACCTGACCTTTTGGATCGACACCGTTGATCCGATTCAATTTTCACCTTTACAACAGGACCGCCAGGCCGATGTGGTCGTGGTGGGCGCCGGCATCTCCGGTTTATCCGTAGCGTATACGCTGGCCAAAGCGGGCAGGAAAGTTATTGTGCTGGAAGATGGCTTCGTGGGTAGCGGAGAAACCGGACGCACCACGGCCCATTTGTCGAATGCGCTGGATGATAGCTACACCGAGATTGAACACTACCACGGGGAAGAAGGAGCCCGCATGGCCGCCGAAAGCCACACTGAAGCCATCAACTTCATCGAGCGGACGGTGCAGGAAGAAAACATCGACTGCGAGTTTGAACGCCTGAACGGCTACCTGTTTCTCCACCCGACCGACCAGCCGGAGACGCTGAACCAGGAGTTTGCGGCTGCCCGCCGGGCCGGTATCGACCTCCACCGGCAGGCACAGGTACCCGGCTTTGCCAAAGAGGAAGGCCAATGCCTGCAATTTCCGAATCAGGCGCAGTTTCACCCCATGAAGTACCTCAAAGGCTTGACGGACGCTTTCGTCCGGCTGGGCGGGGAGATTTTTACCGAAACGCGGGTGAAAGAAGTACGGGAAGACGGGGTCAAAACGGACCAGTATACCGTCAAGGCGACCGACATTGTGGTGGCGACCAACACGCCGATCAACGATATTTTCACGATGCACACCAAACAGTGGCCGTACCGGACCTACGTGGTGGGCGTCAAGATTCCGAAAGACAGTGTTCCGGCGGCTTTGTGGTGGGACACCGGCGACCAGCAATCCGAATGGGTAAGCCAGCCGTATACGTACGTCCGGCTGCAACGGCTGGATGCGGAAAATGACCTGGTGATCTGCGGGGGGCACGACCACAAAACTGGTCAGGCCGACGAAGAAAATGTGCCGGAAACGGACCGCTACCAATTGCTCATCGACTGGGTTCGTGCCCATTTTCCGATGGCAACGGAGGTGGCCTATCGCTGGTCGGGGCAGGTGATGGAACCGCTGGATGCGATGGCTTACATCGGCAAGAATCCGGGCAACGACCACATCTACATCGTCACCGGCGATTCGGGCAACGGCATGACACACGGCACCATTGCCGGTTTGCTCATTCCGGACCTGATTCTGGGCCGGGAGAACCCCTGGGCCAAACTCTACGATCCGGCGCGCATCTCGTTGAAAGTCACCGGTGATTACCTGAAAGAAACCGGTAACTTCACCAAGCAACTGGCCGATTACTTTATGGCTAGCCAGGTGGATGATGTAAACGACCTGTCCAACGGGCAGGGCGCCATTCTAAATTCAGGCTTGCAGAAAGTTGCCGCTTACCGCGACGAACAGGGTGAACTCCACACCCACTCGGCCATCTGCCCGCACCTGGGCTGCGTGGTGCAGTGGAACCCCGACGAAAAATCGTTTGACTGCCCCTGCCACGGCTCGCGGTTTACGGGCAAAGGCGTGGTGGTCAATGGCCCGGCCGCCAGCGATTTAAAACCCGTAACGGTCAGCGCCAAGTCCGGCAAGGACGGCCAGTAAATGACCGTAAGCCGGCCCACTAGAAGCCGCGGGCAGCCCTGTAGAATCATCAAATAAAAAACCTTCCGGAGAAAGCCGCTTGGCCGAAACCGGAAGGTTTTTTGACGCTTAGAACTGATTAAGGCATCATGGTTTTGACAAAAGGACCGGCAATGGCCAGAACTTCCTCCTTCGTCAGCGGCTCGTCAAACGTTTCGCGCACAACCCGTTCCGCTGGTGTTTGATCCCCACCGGCCATTTCCAGCAGCTTCTGATAGGTCAGCGAAATCAGATCGACCCCGTCGTGGTGGTAAATGTTATTTTCCCCTTTGTACACCGCAGCCGGAACACCACCGGTTTCCTGTTCGGAAGCCCACACCCGCAGCCCCCGCACCAGCCGGATTTCAGCCGCGTGACGCGCTTCGACGGAGTGAATTTTCAGGGCCGCCAGCAGCACATCCCGGTTGCTGGCTAACTTCGGTGCCTGTCCTTTGTAGGCACGTACCCCCAGGTCTTCAAAAGCCTGAGACAGGGTCAGAAAGACATCAAGGTTTGTGAAAGGGTTTGGAAACATGCCACCGGCCGTGAAATCAAACTCCGGTTT
This Larkinella insperata DNA region includes the following protein-coding sequences:
- a CDS encoding SDR family oxidoreductase, which encodes MQQQDPRHQYPAPPYQQEPQDHPGSDQQMTPKADHGETSYKGSGRLAGRTALITGADSGIGRAVALTFAREGANVLIAYLSEDKDAQETVRLVEESGQKAIAVGGDIQDEAHCQALVKRAVDEFGQLDILVNNAAFQMNHSSIAELSSEEFDRTFRTNVYAMFYLCKAALPLMKPGGSIINTTSIQAYMPEPMLLAYAATKAAIANFTKALAKEAIEKGIRVNAVAPGPVWTPLIPSTMPEDKTKTFGEDTLFGRAAQPIELAPIYVLLASQEGSYITGEIYGATGGRPIA
- a CDS encoding ferritin-like domain-containing protein gives rise to the protein MNLFTICSDLEKIDAESEARFAFTRRKLLKTTSIAAAASPMFVASVINKAYADNGDIVSVLNFALLLEYLEADFYEKGIASGLSFGDRRGLFEEIGKHEKAHVDFLKTAIGSLGGQAIGKPEFDFTAGGMFPNPFTNLDVFLTLSQAFEDLGVRAYKGQAPKLASNRDVLLAALKIHSVEARHAAEIRLVRGLRVWASEQETGGVPAAVYKGENNIYHHDGVDLISLTYQKLLEMAGGDQTPAERVVRETFDEPLTKEEVLAIAGPFVKTMMP
- a CDS encoding OBAP family protein; this translates as MNLNWTVGGLFALLLTGCGGKNTSSNVESPGDEKTAKTEVLETGADVIQNKAPLQAISMYLDGFHFYNGDMKGQMEAHHYCTQVNEDVIQCMIFDGNGKDAKIMGVEYIVSERLFKTLPAEEKKLWHSHVHEVKSGTLIAPGLPQVAEHELMEKLVSTYGKTYHTWHTDRDLKLPLGHPLIMMGFTKDGQLADSLVAQRDQRFNISTAKKRQNRADIPAPAVQPGANAWEQGEVRQLKVSDDKQPIPGHSH
- a CDS encoding FAD-dependent oxidoreductase translates to MNTDQNTGARTSGAHLTFWIDTVDPIQFSPLQQDRQADVVVVGAGISGLSVAYTLAKAGRKVIVLEDGFVGSGETGRTTAHLSNALDDSYTEIEHYHGEEGARMAAESHTEAINFIERTVQEENIDCEFERLNGYLFLHPTDQPETLNQEFAAARRAGIDLHRQAQVPGFAKEEGQCLQFPNQAQFHPMKYLKGLTDAFVRLGGEIFTETRVKEVREDGVKTDQYTVKATDIVVATNTPINDIFTMHTKQWPYRTYVVGVKIPKDSVPAALWWDTGDQQSEWVSQPYTYVRLQRLDAENDLVICGGHDHKTGQADEENVPETDRYQLLIDWVRAHFPMATEVAYRWSGQVMEPLDAMAYIGKNPGNDHIYIVTGDSGNGMTHGTIAGLLIPDLILGRENPWAKLYDPARISLKVTGDYLKETGNFTKQLADYFMASQVDDVNDLSNGQGAILNSGLQKVAAYRDEQGELHTHSAICPHLGCVVQWNPDEKSFDCPCHGSRFTGKGVVVNGPAASDLKPVTVSAKSGKDGQ